The Balearica regulorum gibbericeps isolate bBalReg1 chromosome 27, bBalReg1.pri, whole genome shotgun sequence genome contains a region encoding:
- the LOC142598291 gene encoding cytosolic purine 5'-nucleotidase-like isoform X2: MGSEGERGPAAGPGQGDPRALRRDCQHRIFVNRSLALEKIKCFGFDMDYTLAMYKSPDYEELAFALLLEHLVSIGYPHEILAYKYDPTFPTRGLVFDALYGNLLKVDSHGNLLVCAHGFRFLKGAEILHYYPNKFIQRDDMKRFHILNTLFNLTEAYLYACLVDFFTSCSRYVNCDTGYKHGNLFMSFRSMFQDVREAMDHVHLSGCLKEKTLENLEKYVVKDPRVPLLLSRMKEVGKVFLATNSDYNYTDAIMSYLFNFSDKDKAETPLRPWRSYFDLIVVDTRKPLFFAEGTVLRQVNTDTGKLRIGTYTGPLQHCAVYSGGSSDVVCDLLGVKGKDILYMGDHIFGDILKSKKRQGWRTFLVVPELARELQVWTEKSELFEELRSLDLFLAELYQHLDSGSSERPDISSIKRRIQKVTHEMDMCYGKMGSLFRCGSRQTLFANQLMRYADLYAASFINFLYYPFSYLFRAPPVLMAHESTVEHGRLDMGEAGTLAPWLAQHGHPGQQDSSGEEEDDGEA, translated from the exons ATGGGCAGCGAGGGGGagcggggcccggcggcgggccCGGGCCAGGGTGACCCGCGGGCGCTGCGGAGGGACTGCCAGCAccg AATCTTCGTCAACCGGAGCCTGGCGCTGGAGAAGATCAAGTGCTTCGGCTTCGACATGGACTACACCCTGGCCA TGTACAAGTCCCCTGACTACGAGGAGCTGGCCTTCGCCctgctgctggagcacctcGTCTCTATTGGGTACCCCCACGAGATCCTTGCCTACAAGTATGACCCCACCTTCCCCACTCG GGGGCTGGTGTTTGATGCCCTGTACGGGAACCTGCTGAAGGTGGACTCCCACGGGAACCTGCTGGTCTGCGCCCATGGCTTCCGCTTCCTCAAGGG GGCCGAAATCCTCCACTATTACCCCAACAAGTTCATCCAGCGGGACGACATGAAGCGCTTCCACATCCTCAACACCCTCTTCAACCTCACGG aGGCCTACCTCTACGCCTGTCTCGTGGACTtcttcaccagctgctccagaTATGTCAA CTGTGACACTGGCTACAAGCACGGGAACCTCTTCATGTCCTTCCGCAGCATGTTCCAGGACGTGCGCGAGGCCATGGACCACGTCCACCTCTCG GGCTGTCTGAAGGAGAAGACACTGGAGAACCTGGAGAAATATGTGGTGAAGGAT CCCCGGGTGCCGCTGCTGCTGAGCCGCATGAAGGAGGTGGGGAAGGTCTTTCTGGCCACCAACAGCGACTACAACTACACTGAT GCCATAATGTCCTACCTGTTCAACTTCAGCGATAAGGACAAG GCTGAGACCCCGCTGCGCCCCTGGCGATCCTATTTTGACCTCATTGTGGTGGACACCCGCAAGCCGCTATTCTTCGCTGAGGGCACCGTCCTGCGCCAAGTCAACACG GACACAGGGAAGCTGCGCATCGGGACGTACACCGGTCCACTCCAGCACTGCGCCGTCTACTCCGGCG GCTCCTCGGATGTGGTGTGTGACCTGCTGGGTGTGAAGGGCAAAGACATCCTCTACATGGGGGACCACATCTTCGGGGACATCCTCAAGTCCAAGAAGCGTCAGGGCTGGCGCACCTTCCTGGTGGTGCCCGAGCTGGCCCGTGAGCTGCAGGTCTGGACGGAGAAGAGTG AGCTGTTTGAGGAGCTGCGGAGCCTGGACCTCTTCCTGGCGGAGCTGTACCA GCACTTGGACAGCGGCAGCAGCGAGCGCCCAGACATCAGCTCCATCAAGCGTCGGATCCAG AAAGTCACACACGAGATGGACATGTGCTACGGGAAGATGGGCAGCCTGTTCCGTTGCGGCTCACGCCAGACGCTCTTTGCCAACCAGTTGATGCGCTATGCAGATCTCTATGCCGCCTCCTTCATCAACTTCCTCTACTACCCCTTCAGCTACCTCTTCCGGGCACCTCCCGTCCTG ATGGCACACGAGTCGACGGTGGAGCACGGCCGCCTGGACATGGGGGAGGCAGGCACCCTGGCACCCTGGCTCGCCCAGCACGGCCACCCCGGCCAGCAG GACTCCAgcggggaggaggaagatgacGGAGAAGCCTGA
- the LOC142598291 gene encoding cytosolic purine 5'-nucleotidase-like isoform X1, with amino-acid sequence MGSEGERGPAAGPGQGDPRALRRDCQHRIFVNRSLALEKIKCFGFDMDYTLAMYKSPDYEELAFALLLEHLVSIGYPHEILAYKYDPTFPTRGLVFDALYGNLLKVDSHGNLLVCAHGFRFLKGAEILHYYPNKFIQRDDMKRFHILNTLFNLTEAYLYACLVDFFTSCSRYVNCDTGYKHGNLFMSFRSMFQDVREAMDHVHLSGCLKEKTLENLEKYVVKDPRVPLLLSRMKEVGKVFLATNSDYNYTDAIMSYLFNFSDKDKAETPLRPWRSYFDLIVVDTRKPLFFAEGTVLRQVNTDTGKLRIGTYTGPLQHCAVYSGGSSDVVCDLLGVKGKDILYMGDHIFGDILKSKKRQGWRTFLVVPELARELQVWTEKSELFEELRSLDLFLAELYQHLDSGSSERPDISSIKRRIQKVTHEMDMCYGKMGSLFRCGSRQTLFANQLMRYADLYAASFINFLYYPFSYLFRAPPVLMAHESTVEHGRLDMGEAGTLAPWLAQHGHPGQQVAGVHQDSSGEEEDDGEA; translated from the exons ATGGGCAGCGAGGGGGagcggggcccggcggcgggccCGGGCCAGGGTGACCCGCGGGCGCTGCGGAGGGACTGCCAGCAccg AATCTTCGTCAACCGGAGCCTGGCGCTGGAGAAGATCAAGTGCTTCGGCTTCGACATGGACTACACCCTGGCCA TGTACAAGTCCCCTGACTACGAGGAGCTGGCCTTCGCCctgctgctggagcacctcGTCTCTATTGGGTACCCCCACGAGATCCTTGCCTACAAGTATGACCCCACCTTCCCCACTCG GGGGCTGGTGTTTGATGCCCTGTACGGGAACCTGCTGAAGGTGGACTCCCACGGGAACCTGCTGGTCTGCGCCCATGGCTTCCGCTTCCTCAAGGG GGCCGAAATCCTCCACTATTACCCCAACAAGTTCATCCAGCGGGACGACATGAAGCGCTTCCACATCCTCAACACCCTCTTCAACCTCACGG aGGCCTACCTCTACGCCTGTCTCGTGGACTtcttcaccagctgctccagaTATGTCAA CTGTGACACTGGCTACAAGCACGGGAACCTCTTCATGTCCTTCCGCAGCATGTTCCAGGACGTGCGCGAGGCCATGGACCACGTCCACCTCTCG GGCTGTCTGAAGGAGAAGACACTGGAGAACCTGGAGAAATATGTGGTGAAGGAT CCCCGGGTGCCGCTGCTGCTGAGCCGCATGAAGGAGGTGGGGAAGGTCTTTCTGGCCACCAACAGCGACTACAACTACACTGAT GCCATAATGTCCTACCTGTTCAACTTCAGCGATAAGGACAAG GCTGAGACCCCGCTGCGCCCCTGGCGATCCTATTTTGACCTCATTGTGGTGGACACCCGCAAGCCGCTATTCTTCGCTGAGGGCACCGTCCTGCGCCAAGTCAACACG GACACAGGGAAGCTGCGCATCGGGACGTACACCGGTCCACTCCAGCACTGCGCCGTCTACTCCGGCG GCTCCTCGGATGTGGTGTGTGACCTGCTGGGTGTGAAGGGCAAAGACATCCTCTACATGGGGGACCACATCTTCGGGGACATCCTCAAGTCCAAGAAGCGTCAGGGCTGGCGCACCTTCCTGGTGGTGCCCGAGCTGGCCCGTGAGCTGCAGGTCTGGACGGAGAAGAGTG AGCTGTTTGAGGAGCTGCGGAGCCTGGACCTCTTCCTGGCGGAGCTGTACCA GCACTTGGACAGCGGCAGCAGCGAGCGCCCAGACATCAGCTCCATCAAGCGTCGGATCCAG AAAGTCACACACGAGATGGACATGTGCTACGGGAAGATGGGCAGCCTGTTCCGTTGCGGCTCACGCCAGACGCTCTTTGCCAACCAGTTGATGCGCTATGCAGATCTCTATGCCGCCTCCTTCATCAACTTCCTCTACTACCCCTTCAGCTACCTCTTCCGGGCACCTCCCGTCCTG ATGGCACACGAGTCGACGGTGGAGCACGGCCGCCTGGACATGGGGGAGGCAGGCACCCTGGCACCCTGGCTCGCCCAGCACGGCCACCCCGGCCAGCAG GTTGCTGGGGTTCACCAGGACTCCAgcggggaggaggaagatgacGGAGAAGCCTGA